Proteins from a single region of Phycisphaeraceae bacterium D3-23:
- the lpxD gene encoding UDP-3-O-(3-hydroxymyristoyl)glucosamine N-acyltransferase, with product MPHTTQSIADLTHGDLVGPGELQIDSLAEIGQAQAGQLTFIGSEKYAQRWPDSNASAALVARELDLDPGDNRTLIRVDNADLAMAIVLEAFAPPTPLPPEGVHSSAIVAPDVKLGQNVRVGPHCVIKPGVTLGDDTVLHAGVTLFNDVTLGSGCELWTGVVVRERCTIGDRCIIHPNAVIGADGFGFRPDTTGPIPKLVKIPQIGIVRIGHDVEIGAGTTIDRAKFDATVIGDGCKIDNQVQIGHNVVLGRMVVIAGCAGIGGSSTLGDGTMVGGLTCVSDHINIGAGCRVAGSSACINDIPAGETWGGLPAKPLKDTFKEQLALRKLPELMREMSRAKRKAARKEDSSQE from the coding sequence GTGCCCCATACGACCCAGTCCATCGCCGACCTCACCCACGGGGACTTGGTCGGGCCCGGCGAGCTCCAGATCGACTCGCTCGCGGAGATCGGCCAAGCCCAGGCCGGCCAGCTCACCTTCATCGGCAGCGAGAAGTACGCCCAGCGCTGGCCCGACTCCAATGCCTCGGCCGCACTGGTCGCACGCGAGCTCGACCTCGACCCCGGCGACAACCGCACACTTATCCGTGTCGACAACGCCGACCTCGCCATGGCCATCGTCCTCGAAGCGTTCGCGCCGCCCACACCGCTCCCGCCCGAGGGGGTCCACTCTTCCGCTATCGTCGCGCCCGACGTAAAACTGGGCCAAAACGTCCGCGTCGGGCCCCACTGTGTCATCAAGCCCGGCGTCACGCTCGGCGACGACACCGTCCTCCACGCCGGCGTCACCCTCTTCAACGACGTCACCCTCGGCAGCGGGTGCGAACTCTGGACCGGCGTCGTCGTCCGTGAACGATGCACGATCGGCGACCGCTGCATCATCCACCCCAACGCCGTCATCGGCGCGGACGGCTTCGGGTTCCGGCCCGACACCACCGGCCCCATCCCCAAGCTGGTCAAGATCCCCCAGATCGGAATCGTCCGAATCGGCCACGACGTCGAGATCGGCGCGGGCACCACCATCGACCGCGCCAAGTTCGACGCCACCGTCATCGGCGACGGCTGCAAGATCGACAACCAGGTCCAGATCGGGCACAACGTCGTCCTCGGACGCATGGTCGTCATCGCCGGCTGCGCAGGCATCGGCGGGTCGTCCACCCTCGGCGACGGCACCATGGTCGGCGGGCTCACCTGTGTCAGCGACCACATCAACATCGGGGCCGGCTGCCGTGTCGCCGGATCGTCGGCCTGCATCAACGACATCCCCGCCGGCGAGACCTGGGGCGGCCTCCCCGCCAAGCCGCTCAAGGACACCTTCAAAGAACAGCTCGCCCTGCGCAAGCTCCCCGAACTCATGCGCGAGATGAGCCGCGCCAAACGCAAAGCCGCGAGGAAAGAAGATAGCAGTCAGGAGTGA
- the lpxC gene encoding UDP-3-O-acyl-N-acetylglucosamine deacetylase: protein MQPQQTIAKTAKLSGPGLFNGQVTTLTFRPAPGNHGIVFVRTDLDNTPVPALVSRVVKRPRRSAIKQGDASVDTVEHVLSAAAGLRLDNLIIEIDGPEVPILDGSAKDFHDALVQAGTADNDEERKPLIVTDPVIVRQGDAVVAATPSDEDEMQLLYELDYGDGPIGRQLVSFDFNRDDYAQQIAPSRTFSTQDEAEQARAAGMFSHLSEDDMLVIGNDGRPLGANAFHFDDEPVRHKMLDLIGDLYLLGAPIRGRIVAYKSGHALNQMLVRKLIKQYRKQSFNHLAKTSEVIDIRALFRMMPHRYPMLLVDRVIEMDGDRRAVGVKNVTINEPFFQGHYPNTPIMPGVLVVEAMAQLSGVLIGQSLQQVGKLPVLLSLDRVKLRKPVTPGDQLFLEAEAVRVRSRIAHMRCRAYVGEELAAEAEVKFMMVDDDQE, encoded by the coding sequence ATGCAGCCCCAGCAGACCATCGCGAAGACCGCCAAGCTCTCCGGGCCCGGCCTGTTCAATGGACAGGTCACCACACTCACCTTCAGGCCCGCGCCGGGCAACCACGGCATCGTCTTTGTCCGCACCGACCTCGACAACACCCCCGTCCCCGCGCTCGTCTCGCGCGTCGTCAAACGCCCACGACGCTCGGCCATCAAGCAGGGCGACGCCAGCGTCGATACCGTCGAGCACGTCCTCTCCGCCGCCGCCGGGCTTCGGCTCGATAACCTCATCATCGAGATCGACGGGCCCGAGGTCCCCATCCTCGACGGCAGCGCCAAGGACTTCCACGACGCGCTCGTCCAGGCCGGCACCGCCGACAACGACGAAGAACGCAAGCCGCTCATCGTCACCGACCCCGTCATCGTCCGCCAGGGCGACGCCGTCGTCGCCGCCACCCCCAGCGACGAAGACGAGATGCAGCTGCTCTACGAACTCGACTACGGCGACGGGCCCATCGGCCGACAACTCGTCAGCTTCGACTTCAACCGCGACGACTACGCCCAGCAGATCGCGCCCAGCCGCACCTTCTCGACCCAGGACGAGGCCGAGCAGGCCCGCGCCGCCGGCATGTTCTCGCACCTCTCCGAAGACGACATGCTCGTCATCGGCAACGACGGCCGACCGCTCGGCGCGAACGCTTTCCACTTCGACGACGAGCCCGTGCGTCACAAGATGCTCGACCTCATCGGCGACCTCTACCTGCTGGGGGCACCCATCCGCGGCCGCATCGTCGCCTACAAGTCGGGCCACGCGCTCAACCAGATGCTGGTCCGCAAGCTCATCAAGCAGTACCGCAAGCAGTCGTTCAACCACCTGGCCAAGACCAGCGAGGTCATCGACATCCGCGCGCTCTTCCGCATGATGCCCCACCGCTACCCGATGCTGCTGGTCGACCGCGTCATCGAGATGGACGGCGACCGCCGGGCCGTGGGCGTCAAGAACGTCACCATCAACGAGCCCTTCTTCCAGGGCCACTACCCCAACACCCCGATCATGCCCGGCGTCCTCGTCGTCGAAGCCATGGCGCAGCTCTCGGGCGTCCTCATCGGCCAGTCGCTCCAGCAGGTCGGCAAGCTGCCCGTGCTTTTATCGCTCGACCGCGTCAAACTCCGCAAGCCCGTGACGCCGGGCGACCAGTTGTTTCTCGAAGCCGAGGCCGTGCGCGTCAGGAGCCGGATCGCCCACATGCGCTGCCGTGCCTACGTCGGCGAAGAGCTCGCCGCCGAGGCGGAAGTCAAGTTTATGATGGTGGATGACGATCAGGAGTAA
- a CDS encoding GDP-mannose 4,6-dehydratase: protein MTPDPKPESRNPILVTGVAGLVGSHLAETLLARGDSVVGIDNFNDYYSVEQKRDNVAGFKDHERFTLYETDIRDTEAVNTIFDTERPAAVAHLAAMANVRYSIGRAPLYTQVNIVGSVNLLEAAKQCGTGNFVFASTSSIYGKTDNLPFTEDDPCNAPLSAYPASKKAIELMGYTYHNLHQLDFTAVRFFSVYGPRARPDMMPFMVADRIARGDTITLFDAGQMKRDWTYVDDIVDGVVLALDKPLGYEQINLGRGEPVLMADFVELLEDIIGKKAILETPPAPASEPAITFANIDKARRLLGYDPKMPVREGLEQLWAWYSARTRVNSE, encoded by the coding sequence ATGACCCCAGACCCGAAACCCGAATCCCGAAACCCGATCTTAGTCACCGGCGTCGCCGGGCTCGTCGGGTCGCACCTCGCCGAGACCCTCCTCGCGCGCGGCGACAGCGTCGTCGGCATCGACAACTTCAACGACTACTACAGCGTCGAACAAAAACGCGACAACGTCGCCGGCTTCAAAGACCACGAACGCTTCACGCTCTACGAAACCGACATCCGCGACACCGAAGCCGTCAACACGATCTTCGACACCGAGCGCCCCGCCGCCGTCGCCCACCTCGCCGCGATGGCGAACGTCCGCTACTCCATCGGCCGCGCCCCGCTCTACACCCAGGTCAACATCGTCGGCAGCGTCAACCTCCTCGAAGCCGCCAAACAATGTGGCACCGGCAACTTCGTCTTCGCCTCCACCTCCAGCATCTACGGCAAAACCGACAACCTCCCGTTCACCGAAGACGACCCCTGCAACGCCCCGCTCTCCGCCTACCCCGCGTCGAAAAAAGCCATCGAGCTGATGGGCTACACCTACCACAACCTCCACCAGCTCGACTTCACCGCCGTCCGATTCTTCAGCGTCTACGGCCCGCGGGCCCGGCCCGACATGATGCCCTTTATGGTCGCCGACCGCATCGCCCGCGGCGACACAATCACCCTCTTCGACGCCGGCCAGATGAAACGCGACTGGACCTACGTCGACGACATCGTCGACGGCGTCGTCCTCGCGCTCGACAAGCCCTTGGGCTACGAGCAGATCAACCTCGGCCGCGGCGAGCCCGTGCTCATGGCCGACTTCGTCGAGCTGCTCGAAGACATCATCGGCAAGAAGGCCATCCTCGAAACCCCGCCCGCCCCGGCGAGCGAACCCGCGATCACCTTCGCCAACATCGACAAGGCCCGCCGGCTGCTGGGCTACGACCCGAAGATGCCCGTGCGTGAGGGGTTGGAGCAGTTGTGGGCGTGGTATAGCGCGCGGACGCGAGTGAACAGTGAATAG
- a CDS encoding class I SAM-dependent methyltransferase, with amino-acid sequence MSRKTPTLTDAVYDYLVAHGTPPDDIQRGLITATAKLGDDAQMQIAPDQGAFMTVLARLIGARNAIEIGTFTGYSALCTARGLPDEGRLVCCDVSDEWTSVGKPFWEQAGVAHKIELKIGPALDSLAALPSERIFDMAFIDADKENNANYIEALVKLIRPGGVILVDNTLAGGRAADPSDDSERAIIAREFNAAIAQDPRFDCVMLPIADGLTMLRLRA; translated from the coding sequence ATGTCGCGCAAGACCCCCACCCTCACCGACGCCGTCTACGACTACCTCGTCGCGCACGGCACGCCGCCCGACGACATCCAGCGCGGGCTCATCACCGCGACCGCCAAGCTCGGGGACGACGCCCAGATGCAGATCGCCCCCGACCAGGGCGCGTTCATGACCGTGCTCGCCCGGCTCATCGGCGCACGCAACGCCATCGAGATCGGCACGTTCACCGGCTACTCGGCGCTGTGTACCGCGCGCGGGCTGCCCGACGAGGGCCGGCTTGTCTGCTGCGACGTCAGCGACGAATGGACGAGCGTCGGCAAGCCCTTCTGGGAGCAGGCGGGCGTTGCGCACAAGATCGAGCTCAAGATCGGCCCCGCGCTCGACTCGCTCGCGGCGCTGCCCAGCGAGCGGATCTTCGACATGGCGTTTATCGATGCCGACAAAGAGAACAACGCGAACTACATCGAAGCGCTCGTCAAGCTCATCCGCCCGGGCGGGGTGATCCTGGTGGACAATACGCTGGCGGGCGGACGCGCCGCGGACCCGAGCGACGACTCCGAACGGGCCATCATTGCGCGGGAGTTCAACGCGGCCATCGCCCAGGACCCGCGCTTCGACTGTGTCATGCTCCCCATCGCCGACGGGCTGACCATGCTGCGCCTGCGGGCGTAG
- a CDS encoding fumarylacetoacetate hydrolase family protein — translation MKRLVFLLLGLSFLVGCSGRDSAFVKTVLAGERTHSFVEMPTVERPDLTLDDAYKEQSNYLRAQRRLGRSVVGYKVAYSSEASRLRAGIDGPVYGVLLDDMALPDGGSVISGGFRRFMIEAEIAVTIGKTIDEPIQTVDDLLPYIATLHPAVEMPDVLYGFDAEPGAADMVAANTAAYRYALGPGLAPVGFDPSALEVALFAGRSRYATGPASDCMGGPLHVVLWLVQRLQEDGQTLEQGQVVLTGTPTRSIMQASPDAQIAQRYTADCGALGKVTVVVR, via the coding sequence ATGAAGCGTTTAGTTTTTCTGCTGCTGGGTCTGAGTTTCCTTGTGGGTTGTTCCGGGCGCGACAGCGCGTTTGTGAAGACCGTGTTGGCCGGGGAACGCACGCACTCGTTTGTCGAGATGCCGACGGTGGAGCGCCCCGACCTCACGCTCGACGACGCGTACAAGGAGCAGTCCAACTACCTGCGGGCGCAGCGTCGGCTTGGCCGATCGGTCGTGGGGTACAAGGTCGCGTACTCGAGCGAGGCGTCGCGGCTGCGCGCGGGGATTGATGGGCCGGTCTACGGGGTTCTGCTCGACGATATGGCGCTGCCCGACGGCGGTTCCGTCATCTCGGGCGGGTTCCGTCGTTTCATGATCGAGGCGGAGATCGCGGTGACGATCGGCAAGACGATCGATGAGCCGATCCAGACGGTCGACGACCTCTTGCCTTACATCGCGACGCTGCACCCGGCGGTCGAGATGCCGGACGTGCTTTACGGGTTTGATGCCGAGCCCGGCGCGGCGGACATGGTCGCGGCGAACACGGCCGCGTACCGCTACGCGCTAGGGCCGGGCCTGGCCCCGGTCGGGTTTGACCCGTCGGCGTTGGAGGTCGCGCTCTTCGCCGGGCGTTCGCGCTACGCCACGGGGCCGGCATCCGACTGCATGGGTGGCCCGTTGCACGTCGTGCTCTGGCTCGTCCAGCGCCTGCAGGAAGACGGCCAAACCCTCGAGCAGGGGCAGGTCGTCCTCACCGGCACACCGACGCGATCGATCATGCAGGCCAGCCCGGACGCCCAGATCGCCCAGCGCTACACCGCCGACTGCGGGGCGCTGGGCAAGGTCACCGTCGTCGTACGCTGA
- a CDS encoding ABC transporter substrate-binding protein: MPNTSPTAGTTTLRIGHSPDPDDAFMWYPLANFVGPDGKRYTPKIDTRGYEFVHVLEDIQSLNVRSAKAELEITAISIHQYPYVAKDYALTSCGSSMGDGYGPMIVAPRKIDIGELKGKRIAIPGERTTAWLSFQLFLKEHGLSKDDITFDNVMFDEIIPKVVSGQYDAGLIIHEGQITYENQGLELVVDLGRWWTDARGLPLPLGGNCIRRDVGGGDPEEIANVCRILLDSIEFALNHREDAVKFALNWARDMGSDLADEFVGMYVNDWTLDYGQRGRDAVNQLLTEGAAAGLVPALPTDDARVDFVDPAPGA; this comes from the coding sequence ATGCCCAACACCTCCCCCACCGCCGGCACGACGACGCTCCGCATCGGGCACAGCCCCGACCCCGACGACGCGTTCATGTGGTACCCGCTCGCCAACTTCGTCGGCCCGGATGGCAAACGCTACACGCCCAAGATCGACACCCGTGGCTACGAGTTTGTCCACGTGCTTGAAGATATCCAGTCGCTCAATGTGCGAAGCGCGAAGGCCGAGCTCGAGATCACCGCGATCTCCATCCACCAGTACCCCTACGTCGCCAAGGACTACGCCCTCACGAGCTGCGGCTCGTCCATGGGCGACGGCTACGGCCCGATGATCGTCGCCCCCCGGAAGATCGACATCGGTGAACTCAAAGGCAAACGCATCGCGATCCCCGGCGAGCGCACCACGGCCTGGCTGTCGTTCCAGCTGTTTTTGAAAGAGCACGGGCTGAGCAAGGACGACATTACCTTCGACAACGTGATGTTCGACGAGATCATCCCCAAGGTGGTGTCCGGCCAATACGACGCCGGGCTCATCATCCACGAGGGCCAGATCACCTACGAAAATCAGGGGCTCGAGCTCGTCGTCGACCTGGGCCGGTGGTGGACCGACGCGCGCGGGCTGCCCCTGCCGCTGGGTGGCAACTGTATCCGTCGGGACGTGGGTGGCGGAGACCCCGAAGAGATCGCGAACGTCTGCCGGATCCTGCTCGACTCGATCGAGTTTGCGCTGAACCACCGCGAGGACGCGGTGAAGTTTGCGCTCAACTGGGCGCGGGACATGGGCAGTGACTTGGCCGACGAGTTTGTCGGGATGTACGTCAACGACTGGACGCTCGACTACGGCCAGCGCGGCCGCGACGCGGTCAACCAACTCCTGACCGAGGGCGCGGCCGCGGGGCTGGTGCCCGCGCTGCCGACGGATGACGCGCGGGTGGATTTTGTCGATCCCGCCCCCGGAGCGTAG
- a CDS encoding alkaline phosphatase D family protein yields the protein MAGRTRRDGRLHLVVPIEDAAEPERTRITFGSCADMDLATQATFYSIIEQDPDVLVLLGDTPYIDSTDPERQRERYAEFAAGIGFVDARGSFPIYGTWDDHDFGRNDTDGNLDGKENSRAAFIAHYEPLGNATFGNGEEGVYTSFVVGNVEVFLLDTRYFAATEPSPFDADTPTLLGEGQWDWLRAGLSASEADFKVLACGMIWNGAVRPGKPDHWASYPHEYDGLMQFIGDEQIAGVVLVGGDIHRSRCIEHDTADAAGYVIREFITSPMHHRIIDTANQPHDGLVFDAGVPHSFLLLETDMTEQGEPLLLARFLSAARNLAGEPETVEHFRVGLPLGSLSGDAE from the coding sequence TTGGCTGGGCGCACTCGCCGCGATGGCCGGCTGCACCTCGTCGTACCAATCGAAGACGCGGCCGAACCCGAGCGCACGCGCATCACCTTCGGCTCCTGCGCGGATATGGACCTCGCTACCCAGGCCACCTTCTACAGCATCATCGAGCAGGACCCCGACGTCTTGGTCCTGCTCGGCGACACGCCCTACATCGACTCGACCGATCCCGAACGCCAACGCGAACGCTACGCAGAATTCGCGGCCGGGATCGGCTTTGTCGACGCCCGGGGGTCGTTCCCGATCTACGGCACGTGGGACGACCACGACTTCGGCCGCAACGATACCGACGGCAACCTCGACGGCAAAGAGAACAGCCGGGCCGCCTTCATCGCCCACTACGAGCCGCTTGGCAACGCGACCTTCGGCAACGGTGAAGAAGGCGTCTATACGAGCTTCGTCGTGGGCAACGTCGAGGTCTTCCTGCTCGACACCCGCTACTTCGCCGCGACCGAGCCCTCGCCGTTTGATGCGGATACGCCCACGCTCTTGGGCGAAGGCCAGTGGGACTGGCTGCGCGCAGGGCTCAGCGCAAGCGAAGCCGACTTCAAAGTCCTCGCGTGCGGCATGATCTGGAACGGCGCGGTCCGCCCCGGCAAGCCCGACCACTGGGCGAGTTATCCGCACGAATACGACGGGCTCATGCAGTTCATCGGCGACGAACAGATCGCCGGCGTCGTCCTCGTGGGCGGCGACATCCACCGCTCGCGCTGCATCGAACACGACACCGCCGACGCCGCGGGCTATGTCATCCGCGAGTTCATCACCAGCCCGATGCACCACCGCATCATCGACACCGCCAACCAGCCCCACGACGGGCTGGTGTTCGATGCGGGTGTGCCGCACAGTTTTTTGCTGCTGGAAACAGACATGACCGAGCAGGGCGAACCGTTGCTGCTTGCGCGGTTCCTCTCGGCCGCCCGCAACCTCGCGGGCGAGCCCGAAACCGTCGAGCATTTCCGGGTAGGCCTGCCGCTCGGGAGTCTATCGGGCGACGCGGAGTAG
- a CDS encoding formylglycine-generating enzyme family protein, giving the protein MPPPQPGGFVAGAYAEGGAVVPLARVDDNIAHADAGSTRGMALLDGGAFLMGSEVPEADPNDGEGPVREVVLSPFWIDVHAVTNAEFAAFVEATRYVTLAERFGWSFVFQGHLPAKYVDRLRRGGVKGGGEVPGVSWWLAVPGAMWRRPWGERSTVKDRPDHPVVQVAWNDALAYCAWAGKRLPTEAEWEYAARGGAVQTRYPWGETLEPRGEHRCNIFQGSFPDHDTAADGYAGTCPVGAYPPNGYGLYNMLGNVWEWCGDWFTPTPVTCNRSDATPMVNPRGPQAEGAASSAHAGQAVPKLTHKVQKGGSYLCHASYCHRYRLGARTANTPDSATTNAGFRCVRDVG; this is encoded by the coding sequence ATGCCGCCGCCCCAGCCCGGCGGGTTTGTCGCCGGGGCATACGCCGAGGGCGGCGCGGTCGTGCCGTTAGCTCGCGTTGATGACAACATCGCGCACGCCGACGCCGGCTCGACCCGGGGCATGGCGCTGCTCGACGGCGGGGCGTTCTTGATGGGCAGCGAGGTCCCCGAGGCCGACCCCAACGACGGCGAGGGCCCGGTGCGTGAGGTCGTGCTCTCGCCGTTCTGGATCGATGTCCATGCGGTCACGAATGCGGAGTTTGCGGCGTTTGTGGAGGCGACGCGGTACGTGACGCTTGCAGAGCGTTTCGGGTGGTCGTTTGTGTTTCAGGGGCACCTGCCGGCGAAGTATGTTGATCGGCTCCGGCGGGGTGGCGTAAAGGGGGGCGGCGAGGTGCCGGGCGTGTCGTGGTGGCTCGCGGTGCCGGGCGCGATGTGGCGTCGGCCGTGGGGCGAGCGGAGCACGGTCAAGGACAGGCCGGACCACCCGGTCGTGCAGGTCGCGTGGAACGATGCGCTGGCGTACTGCGCCTGGGCGGGCAAGCGCTTGCCGACGGAGGCCGAGTGGGAATACGCCGCGCGGGGCGGCGCGGTGCAGACGCGCTACCCCTGGGGCGAAACGCTCGAGCCGCGCGGCGAGCACCGCTGCAACATCTTCCAGGGCAGCTTCCCCGACCACGACACCGCGGCCGACGGCTACGCCGGCACATGCCCGGTCGGTGCCTACCCGCCCAACGGCTACGGCCTCTACAACATGCTCGGCAATGTCTGGGAGTGGTGCGGCGACTGGTTCACCCCGACCCCCGTAACGTGCAACCGCTCGGACGCCACACCAATGGTGAATCCGCGCGGCCCGCAAGCGGAGGGCGCGGCGTCGTCTGCCCATGCGGGTCAAGCGGTGCCCAAGCTCACACACAAAGTCCAGAAGGGCGGCTCGTACCTCTGCCACGCGAGCTACTGCCACCGCTACCGCCTGGGCGCGCGCACCGCAAACACCCCCGACTCGGCGACGACCAATGCGGGCTTCCGGTGTGTGCGGGATGTGGGTTAG
- a CDS encoding S1C family serine protease, whose product MRLKFLPLLLGLALFVGCASSPPPNLVDDGTLYATLRDASASVLKDGRIAGSGAFIDADGTFLTAAHVVHGMKHRLELLLTGGRVIDVEVLARDLGADIALLRPVTPSESAGSATPAFAPDAWLALSPTAPAAGAPVYVYGAPAMYRDLMLPGRIAADTPRYNHQGVNDCYLHSVNLAGPTPPGISGGCWVDVTGRVVGVQCSHIGSESATTGMGFIAPLDDIQRLVEKREDHRVATFGAQVVTLWSQSYGYTKQFPPGVPGVGVHRLIDDGPASRAGIPTDVLITHVDGQPTRDVPAFMDAIRAHAPGDTVNVRTVAPNSHKVETYAVELAELVW is encoded by the coding sequence ATGCGACTGAAGTTCCTCCCGCTGCTGCTCGGCCTCGCGCTCTTCGTCGGCTGCGCTTCATCACCGCCGCCCAACCTCGTCGATGACGGCACGCTCTACGCCACGCTGCGCGACGCCTCGGCGTCGGTGCTGAAGGACGGCCGGATCGCCGGGTCGGGCGCGTTCATCGACGCCGACGGCACGTTCCTCACCGCGGCACACGTTGTTCACGGCATGAAGCATCGGCTCGAACTGCTGCTCACCGGCGGGCGCGTGATCGATGTTGAAGTCTTGGCGCGCGACCTCGGGGCCGATATCGCGCTGCTCCGCCCGGTCACGCCCAGCGAGAGCGCGGGCAGCGCGACGCCGGCGTTTGCGCCTGATGCCTGGCTCGCGTTGTCGCCGACCGCGCCCGCGGCCGGAGCGCCGGTCTATGTCTATGGCGCGCCCGCCATGTACCGCGACCTCATGCTGCCCGGCCGGATCGCCGCCGACACGCCACGCTACAACCACCAGGGCGTCAACGACTGCTACCTCCACTCCGTCAACCTCGCGGGCCCGACCCCGCCGGGCATCTCCGGCGGGTGCTGGGTCGATGTCACGGGCCGGGTCGTCGGCGTCCAGTGCTCACACATCGGCTCCGAAAGCGCAACGACCGGCATGGGCTTTATCGCGCCGCTCGACGATATCCAACGCCTCGTCGAGAAACGCGAAGACCACCGCGTCGCCACCTTCGGCGCGCAGGTCGTCACGCTCTGGTCCCAATCCTACGGCTACACGAAGCAATTCCCGCCCGGCGTCCCCGGCGTCGGCGTGCATCGGCTCATCGACGACGGCCCCGCGTCCCGCGCGGGCATACCCACCGATGTGCTCATCACCCATGTGGACGGCCAGCCCACCCGCGACGTCCCCGCGTTCATGGACGCTATCCGCGCCCACGCCCCGGGCGACACCGTCAACGTCCGCACCGTCGCGCCTAATTCGCACAAGGTCGAGACGTATGCCGTCGAGCTGGCCGAGCTCGTGTGGTGA
- a CDS encoding nitroreductase family protein yields the protein MKDCDTVVYDDWYAPPGDPLDAADHFYNVMRRRRSVRMFSDKPVARELIESLVRSAGSAPSGANKQPWRFVCVANPDLKRQIREGAEEEERAFYQGRGNEQWLKDLAPLGTDENKKYLEIAPWLIAVFRLTKTDDGGRVYYSSESVGLACGLFLSAAQHAGLATLTHTPSPMDFLGTILGRPRHERPYLLIPVGYPARGCVVPTEALNRKPLDEIMVVQAGEGGSEP from the coding sequence ATGAAAGACTGCGACACCGTGGTGTATGACGACTGGTACGCGCCGCCGGGCGACCCGCTCGATGCGGCCGATCATTTCTACAACGTGATGCGACGCCGGCGCTCCGTGCGGATGTTCAGCGACAAGCCCGTCGCGCGCGAACTCATCGAGTCGCTCGTGCGTTCGGCAGGGAGCGCACCCAGCGGCGCGAACAAGCAGCCCTGGCGTTTTGTCTGCGTCGCCAACCCCGACCTCAAACGCCAAATCCGCGAAGGCGCAGAGGAAGAGGAACGCGCGTTCTATCAGGGCCGGGGCAACGAGCAGTGGCTCAAAGACCTCGCCCCCCTCGGCACGGATGAGAACAAGAAGTACCTCGAAATCGCCCCCTGGCTTATCGCTGTGTTCCGACTGACCAAGACGGACGACGGCGGGCGGGTCTACTACTCCAGCGAGTCCGTCGGGCTCGCGTGCGGCTTGTTCCTGAGCGCCGCGCAGCACGCGGGGCTCGCGACGCTGACGCACACGCCCAGCCCGATGGATTTTCTCGGCACGATCCTGGGCCGACCCAGGCACGAACGGCCCTACCTCCTGATCCCCGTCGGCTACCCGGCCCGGGGCTGCGTCGTGCCCACGGAAGCCCTCAACCGCAAACCGCTTGATGAGATCATGGTGGTCCAAGCCGGGGAGGGCGGAAGTGAACCGTGA
- a CDS encoding DUF1294 domain-containing protein yields MLMWYWLGVLFSTMLIMSTVSLSLYAWDKRRAAKQGWRVPEKRLHLAALLGGWPGALIGQRWLRHKTVKRSFRLVFWGTVVLHVGVSALLTYVVYLEASAN; encoded by the coding sequence ATGCTCATGTGGTACTGGCTCGGCGTTTTGTTCAGCACGATGCTCATCATGAGCACGGTGTCGCTGTCGCTCTACGCCTGGGACAAACGCCGCGCGGCCAAGCAGGGCTGGCGTGTCCCCGAGAAACGCCTGCACCTGGCCGCGCTCCTAGGCGGCTGGCCCGGCGCGCTGATCGGGCAGAGGTGGCTTCGCCACAAGACGGTCAAGCGATCCTTCCGCCTTGTGTTCTGGGGGACGGTCGTGCTGCACGTCGGCGTGTCGGCCCTGCTGACCTACGTCGTCTACCTCGAAGCGAGCGCGAACTAG